In the genome of Uranotaenia lowii strain MFRU-FL unplaced genomic scaffold, ASM2978415v1 HiC_scaffold_447, whole genome shotgun sequence, the window AACATCCCGACCCCCCTGAAATAGCTAGATTTCAGTAGTCTTCACGGAGGTGTCTGGACCTGAAGACATATTTTCATCGTTGGTTGGAATAGGAAGCATGCAAATTTTGGTTACAGGGCGAGTCATATAACCATTGGACGTTCGTAAGGTGACAACTCGGGTTACACCGTCATTGCCAGGGTGTACTTGGTGAATACGGGCCATCTTCCACTTCATCGGCGGTTGGTTTTCATCGACGATGATGACAAGCCGGCCGGGCTCGATCTTGATCGGAGGCTGCCAGTTTTTGATTCGAGGTTGGAGCTGAGTCAGGTACTCGATGTGCCATCTTCGCCAGAAACGTTGGAGCTGTTGCTGCATCAGTTGGTACTGCTTCAGTCGGTTTTCGGGTGTTGAGCTGAGGTCTTTTTCGGGGAGCGCATGGATGGAGGAACCGATGAGGAAGTGAGCTGGCGTGAGCGGTTGGAAGTCCTTGGGATCGTCGGAAAGTTGTGTCAAAGGTCGAGAATTGAGACAGGCCTCGACTTGGACAAGGAGAGTTTCGAAATCTTCGTGGGAGGCAGAGGAATTTCCCAAAACACGTAGCAGATGTTTTTTGGCGGAGCGGACAGCGGCTTCCCACAAGCCACCGAAGTGAGGAGCGGAGGGAGGGTTCAGCTGCCAATCGATGCCTTCTTCACTGCATACTTGCTGCATTTCGTCGTGGTGGTTGCGGCTTCGTAGAGTTTTGAGCAGTTCCTTGAGTTGATTACGTGCGCCGACAAAATTTGTTCCGTTGTCGGAATAAAGAGTGGCGCATTTTCCTCTTCTGCCTATGAAGCGGCGGAGAGCCTGGACGAACTAGGCGGTGGACAAGTCCGAAACCAGCTCGAGGTGTACCGCCTTCGTGCTAAAGCACACAAAAACAGCAACGTATGCCTTGATCGGTGCCTTTCTGTAGCCTTGTCGTATGTAGACTGGACCAAAATAGTCCACTCCTGTGTGGGTGAATGCTCTGGATGCCTGAATACGTGGTGATGGTAATTGGCCCATAAATTGTTGTTGGAGTTTGGGTTTAATGCGAAAACAGGTTAAGCATTGGTGTGTTATTCGTCTGCAAAGGTCTCTTCCACTCAACGGCCAGAATTTTAGACGCATAGAGCTTAGCATCAACTGTGGGCCAGCGTGTAGCAATCGGATGTGGTAAATTTCAGCTAGAAGGTTTGAGAATTGATGATTTCCAGGGATTATCATGGGGTGTTTGCTTTCTGTGGACAAATCTGAGTGTTCGAGCCGCCCACCGATGCATAGTATACCATCATCGCGAATCATTGGAACCAGCCAGCGCAGCCTCGATGATCGATGAACGAAACCAGATTTCCTTAAGTCTTTCAGTTCGGATGAGAAAGCTTCCTTTTGAACTAAACGAACGAGTTGTTTTTCGGCATCGATGAGTTCGTAAAGTTTGATCCTAATTGTTTTTATCCTCTCTTCAGCAGGTTTGCCCAAATTGTAAAGGTAACGGAGACATAGAACGGTAACACGAAGAAGTTTAAAATAGCATTTAAAGTGACCAAAATACCAATCGTTGAATGTGCCTTCGTTTTCAGCTACAACACCTACCACCTTCCTTCGTTCTTCTTCGTGGACATTTTCTTCACagggttgattgattgaatttggCCAATGCTCGAAGTCCTGTGCTAACCATGGTGGGCCAGTCCACCATGTTTGATCGGTGACAATTTGCTCAGCGTTGAGCCCTCGGGATAATTGATCAGCGGGATTCATTATACCTGGCACATGTTTCCAAGTGCAATTTTGGGTGAAATTCTGGATAGAAGAAACACGATTGGCCACGAATGTGGTCCAAGTGCTAGGGGTTTGTGCCAACCACTGTAGAACGGTTCTAGAATCTGtccaaaaatatgtttcaaggggggcttccatagattccaaaaccttcaCGTACAGTTCTGCTGCTAACAAAGCTCCACAGAGCTCCAATCGGGGAATAGTTTGGCGTTTTAAGGGTGAAACtcttgattttgatgaaacgAGAGATACTTGTGTTTTTCCTGTGGGGTCCTTGGAAACCAAATACATACAGGCACCATATGCCTTTTCGGAGGCATCCGAGAAACAGTGGAGCTGTTTCTGATTCGCAGAAGCTAAACCAACGAAGCGGGGAATGCggagatcttttaaaattgggAGAAGGGAATAAAATTCTGTCCACCAGTCTGTTAAGGGTTGGGGCAGGAGTTCGTCCCATCCAATAGGGCTACCATCTATATTTTTCTGCTCCCAAATCAGCTGCATAAATATTTTGGCGCTCGTCACCACCGGTCCTAGTAATCCTAACGGATCGAAAATTTTAGCGATGTTGGATAGTATTTTCCGTTTGGTAAGCTCTTCGGGAATGATTGGAGAAATTTCGAAATTGAACCGCAGCTCATCAGATTTTGGCTCCCACACTAAACCAAGTGTTTTGACAGTTCGGTCACGTTCAAAATCAAAGCCATCGTCCAAAGGAATCGCCAAATTCTCAGCAATGACTCCTTCCAGTACTTCTGGGAGGTTGGATGCCCATTTCCGTAATTTAAAACCTCCACTAAGTGCCAATTTATCCAGCTCCAAGCGAATTTTCTTCGCTTCAGTTGTGCTATTGATTCCGGTAATTAATTCATCCATGTATACATCTCTGCTAAGCCTACAAGCAGCAAGCGGAAATTTTTGAACCTCGTCGTCTGAAAGCTGTTTCAAAGTTCGCGTAGCCAGATAGGGAGCTGATTTTGTACCATATGTTACTGTACGGAGTTCATAAGTTTCAATGGGAGCTTCTGAAGAAAATCGCCAAAATATGCGCTGTAACGGGTAGTCTTTTGGGTCAATCCAGATTTGCCGGAACATTTTTTCTACGTCGGCAATGAGGACAATCGGGAAAAATCTACTGCGCATAATAAGAGTTCGCAAATCGTCCTGAACTACAGGGCCATTCAAAAGTATGTCGTTCAAGGATGTTCCTGAGGATGATCTACTGGAGGCATCAAAAACAACTCGCACGCGAGTGGTGGTGCTTGAGGATTTTATAACCGGGTGGTGTGGTAAGTAAAAGGCGATTGTGCTATCCGAAAGATTATCTGCCTTCCCCATATGACCGCAATTCAAGTACTCTGTCATGAATGCATGGTattcgtttttcaaattttcatcagagGAGAGTCGTTTCTCAAGGTTCAGAAACCGTCGCATTGCTGAAGTTTTGGAATCCCCCAATTTGTTCAACGCATTTTCGCACTTCGGTAAGGCTACTGTATAACGACCACCCTCCCCACGTTTTACCGATTCCAAATAAAGTTTTTCGCATTGTGTTTCTTCCACAGAATAGTTTACAGTACGACTTCCGTTTTCGCATTCCCAAAACTTCGCCATAAGATTCTCCAACGAATCTAAAACCGccaaatgtttgcataaaatTGGTTCTTCCTTGCTGTTAGCTACGCTTCCTGTCACTAGCCACCCGAAAACCGAATCAATTAAACTTGGGAGACCATTTCCCAACGGCAGGCGTTGCTTAGAGGgaaagaaattgaagaaaaactctCCACCGAGTaaaacgtcaattggattagttcTGAAAAACCCTGGATCGGCTAGTGTGATTCCTTTCGGCAGATTCCAAAGCGTCTCGGAGAAAGAAGATGTGGGTAAATCCTCGGTTACTTTCGGTAATACATAAAAATCCATCATTTGGGCGTAATTAgagtttttcgagcgaaccatAGCACGAACCTTTTCCTTGGTACTAGTAGGGAATTGACCTATTCCGCTGATCTGCACATCAGCTCTGTTCCTTTTGAAGCGAAGTAGTTGCGAGAAATGTGAGGATATTATGTTGCACTCAGATCCCGAATCTAAAAGTGCCCTTGCTGAAACCGAATTTCCATAGTCGTCCTCCAGTAGAACAACTGCCGTAgccaaaaaaacctttctcgCTGACCTCCCGATATTGGAGCTGATTGTGGCATTCGAAGTATCTGCCTGGGGGTTAGGGTTACCATTTCGTTTAGGTGTATTTCCATCAGATGGTGTGCTCTTAGAGTTCTCTCCCGCCTTATAGCACACGAGGGTATGATGACGGCCTTTGCATCGACGACACGAGAATTTGGACTTGCAGTCTCGAGCTTGATGCCCTTTTCGAAAACAATTTTGGCAGAGATTGTGTTGGCGTAGCACGGATTCCCTTTCCCCAACCGAAAGTTTTTCGAAAGATGAACAAGTGAAAAGTGGGTGATTCTCAGAACAACAAACGCAATTGGGGGGTGGAGTATGAAAAGCACCATGATTAGTAACCTTGGATTGGATGGCCTTTCGAATAGGAGGTGGATGTTGCTCGGAGGGTTTCCCGGGGAGTGAATCCAATATTTGAATACGGCGATGCAGAAACTCAACCAAGTCCTTCAGAGTTTCTTCTTCCTTCGTTGAATTGTGCTCCTCCCAGCTACGTCGCGTTTTTTCGTCAAACCTCGAGCACAACAGATGAATCAGCAACAAATCCTTATAGTCAGCTATCTGGACCACTTGATCTAACACCTTCGTTGCCTTCTCAAAACCTTCGACCAATGCTTGAAGCTCGAATGCTGATTCTCGTTTGATGAAAGGAAGCTCGAAAAGATTTTGAACCTGTTTTCGCTTAAGGGCTTTGCTGTTCGAGTACCTTTTGACCAACAAATCCCACGCTACCGTGTAATTCGCTTGGGTTAACGCAAGTGACGATATAACAGAGAGGGCTTCGCCTTCTAGTTGACTCCGAAGATAATGATACTTTTCAATCACAGGTAGATCCTCAGAGTGATGAATAAGGGACAAATACAGATCTCGGAATGACAACCACTCTTCGATGTTTCCGGAAAACTTAGGCAGACTGATCAAAGGCAATTTAACGTGCGGATGGGAAGTTGCGGCGAAATTCGACTCGTTAACCGGCAGGGATGCACTCGATACGGGATATTCCCGCATTTTGGATTGGAGAAAACCTTTcagctcaaaaaatttattctggaAATCCAAACGCTCTTTCACATACCTCTCTTCCTCCTCATCCTCCGACTGTTCCTCAACTTCCGCCATTGCCTCATCGATCTTCTCCCACAGCGAGTCTAACCTTTCCAACCGCGATGCCAGCTCACGCGCGTCCCGCTGGTCGTCGTAGTTCTGCATGTACGTGTAGATTCCTTGGAATGCCGTCATCAGGTTCCGCAAACGCAGCAGCGACGATTTCAAGGTACGTTGAGGCATGGTACCTTATCCGACGAATTCCTGGACcagaagagaaagaaaaaaccaaaaggAGCACCTGCTAGGCTCGACTGGAAGCTTGGACAGGTACTAACCTTGTTCCAACAAAAAGAATGCCTTTTTGCTGAATCTTCACGAACGCTGCTACGAAGT includes:
- the LOC129760113 gene encoding uncharacterized protein LOC129760113 gives rise to the protein MPQRTLKSSLLRLRNLMTAFQGIYTYMQNYDDQRDARELASRLERLDSLWEKIDEAMAEVEEQSEDEEEERYVKERLDFQNKFFELKGFLQSKMREYPVSSASLPVNESNFAATSHPHVKLPLISLPKFSGNIEEWLSFRDLYLSLIHHSEDLPVIEKYHYLRSQLEGEALSVISSLALTQANYTVAWDLLVKRYSNSKALKRKQVQNLFELPFIKRESAFELQALVEGFEKATKVLDQVVQIADYKDLLLIHLLCSRFDEKTRRSWEEHNSTKEEETLKDLVEFLHRRIQILDSLPGKPSEQHPPPIRKAIQSKVTNHGAFHTPPPNCVCCSENHPLFTCSSFEKLSVGERESVLRQHNLCQNCFRKGHQARDCKSKFSCRRCKGRHHTLVCYKAGENSKSTPSDGNTPKRNGNPNPQADTSNATISSNIGRSARKVFLATAVVLLEDDYGNSVSARALLDSGSECNIISSHFSQLLRFKRNRADVQISGIGQFPTSTKEKVRAMVRSKNSNYAQMMDFYVLPKVTEDLPTSSFSETLWNLPKGITLADPGFFRTNPIDVLLGGEFFFNFFPSKQRLPLGNGLPSLIDSVFGWLVTGSVANSKEEPILCKHLAVLDSLENLMAKFWECENGSRTVNYSVEETQCEKLYLESVKRGEGGRYTVALPKCENALNKLGDSKTSAMRRFLNLEKRLSSDENLKNEYHAFMTEYLNCGHMGKADNLSDSTIAFYLPHHPVIKSSSTTTRVRVVFDASSRSSSGTSLNDILLNGPVVQDDLRTLIMRSRFFPIVLIADVEKMFRQIWIDPKDYPLQRIFWRFSSEAPIETYELRTVTYGTKSAPYLATRTLKQLSDDEVQKFPLAACRLSRDVYMDELITGINSTTEAKKIRLELDKLALSGGFKLRKWASNLPEVLEGVIAENLAIPLDDGFDFERDRTVKTLGLVWEPKSDELRFNFEISPIIPEELTKRKILSNIAKIFDPLGLLGPVVTSAKIFMQLIWEQKNIDGSPIGWDELLPQPLTDWWTEFYSLLPILKDLRIPRFVGLASANQKQLHCFSDASEKAYGACMYLVSKDPTGKTQVSLVSSKSRVSPLKRQTIPRLELCGALLAAELYVKVLESMEAPLETYFWTDSRTVLQWLAQTPSTWTTFVANRVSSIQNFTQNCTWKHVPGIMNPADQLSRGLNAEQIVTDQTWWTGPPWLAQDFEHWPNSINQPCEENVHEEERRKVVGVVAENEGTFNDCRNHHDEMQQVCSEEGIDWQLNPPSAPHFGGLWEAAVRSAKKHLLRVLGNSSASHEDFETLLVQVEACLNSRPLTQLSDDPKDFQPLTPAHFLIGSSIHALPEKDLSSTPENRLKQYQLMQQQLQRFWRRWHIEYLTQLQPRIKNWQPPIKIEPGRLVIIVDENQPPMKWKMARIHQVHPGNDGVTRVVTLRTSNGYMTRPVTKICMLPIPTNDENMSSGPDTSVKTTEI